From Micrococcus porci, one genomic window encodes:
- a CDS encoding MauE/DoxX family redox-associated membrane protein, giving the protein MSALWAVALIMLFSGAAKLRSREDVGAVFTRLKVPAPWNDARLARAFPWLELLLALALVQPFTVLRPLVGLAAVALFVAFLVLVVRATGDGVSCGCFGEASAAPITGQTVVRNVLFLLLAVMALFEGVASLAVHGIATEWLPLTAFGEDVTAWTVVVTLLLAAAAVLVGRESVPAAASAVPVPAAGVPGSAAPAPAEGQGDEPERRPFPVAAVQQGGAFVTLHQLVIPGAVVALRLSVGCGSCSAVIARLPELVERLGPIRVRVLMPQTVPGGELRHGTIPAELVLEDPAGAAAGGLGLTGFPSAVLLGADGMTAGGPVFGADEVIAFLEEIGEIVATELPAAAEGSHRP; this is encoded by the coding sequence ATGTCCGCACTTTGGGCCGTGGCCCTGATCATGCTCTTCAGCGGGGCAGCGAAGCTGCGCTCCCGCGAGGACGTCGGCGCGGTGTTCACCCGCCTCAAGGTGCCGGCCCCGTGGAACGACGCGCGCCTGGCCCGCGCCTTCCCCTGGCTCGAGCTGCTGCTCGCCCTGGCCCTGGTCCAGCCGTTCACGGTGCTGCGCCCCCTGGTGGGGCTGGCCGCCGTCGCGCTGTTCGTCGCGTTCCTCGTGCTCGTGGTCCGGGCCACGGGCGACGGCGTCTCCTGCGGCTGCTTCGGTGAGGCCTCCGCCGCGCCGATCACCGGGCAGACCGTGGTCCGCAACGTGCTGTTCCTGCTGCTGGCCGTCATGGCCCTGTTCGAGGGCGTCGCCTCCCTGGCCGTGCACGGGATCGCCACGGAGTGGCTGCCCCTGACCGCGTTCGGCGAGGACGTCACCGCCTGGACCGTGGTCGTCACCCTGCTGCTGGCCGCCGCCGCCGTCCTGGTGGGCCGGGAGTCCGTCCCCGCCGCCGCGTCCGCCGTCCCGGTGCCCGCCGCCGGGGTCCCCGGCTCGGCCGCGCCCGCCCCGGCCGAGGGGCAGGGCGACGAGCCGGAGCGCCGTCCGTTCCCCGTCGCCGCGGTCCAGCAGGGCGGGGCCTTCGTGACCCTGCACCAGCTCGTGATCCCCGGCGCGGTCGTCGCCCTGCGGCTGTCCGTCGGGTGCGGCTCCTGCTCCGCGGTGATCGCCCGCCTGCCGGAGCTGGTCGAGCGCCTCGGGCCGATCCGCGTCCGGGTGCTCATGCCGCAGACCGTCCCGGGCGGCGAGCTGCGCCACGGCACGATCCCGGCCGAGCTGGTCCTGGAGGACCCGGCCGGCGCCGCCGCCGGCGGCCTCGGCCTCACCGGCTTCCCCAGCGCTGTGCTGCTGGGCGCGGACGGCATGACCGCCGGCGGCCCCGTCTTCGGCGCCGACGAGGTCATCGCCTTCCTCGAGGAGATCGGCGAGATCGTGGCCACCGAGCTGCCCGCGGCCGCCGAGGGGAGCCACCGCCCGTGA
- a CDS encoding DUF2505 domain-containing protein gives MAFSAQQTIPHPPAAVAEALFSEDFHRSVAESLGGGLVSFARQDQADGGVELTIVRSGPTDRLPDMVRKVVGENLNIEQVERWSAPAADGSRTGTTTIRVPKAKATAEGTLRLAAAPAGTEYGVNGDLQVKIPLVGSKMAQMAEPMVGKVVARAGREVSAWIDRGGRG, from the coding sequence ATGGCATTCTCCGCCCAGCAGACCATCCCGCACCCGCCGGCCGCCGTGGCCGAGGCCCTGTTCTCCGAGGACTTCCACCGCTCCGTGGCCGAGTCCCTGGGCGGCGGCCTGGTGTCCTTCGCCCGCCAGGACCAGGCCGACGGCGGCGTCGAGCTGACCATCGTGCGCTCCGGCCCCACGGACCGCCTGCCGGACATGGTCCGCAAGGTGGTCGGCGAGAACCTCAACATCGAGCAGGTGGAGCGCTGGTCCGCCCCCGCCGCGGACGGCTCCCGCACCGGCACCACCACCATCCGCGTCCCCAAGGCCAAGGCGACCGCGGAGGGGACCCTCCGCCTCGCCGCCGCGCCCGCCGGCACCGAGTACGGCGTGAACGGCGATCTGCAGGTGAAGATCCCGCTCGTGGGCTCCAAGATGGCCCAGATGGCCGAGCCCATGGTCGGCAAGGTCGTCGCCCGCGCCGGCCGCGAGGTCTCCGCGTGGATCGACCGCGGCGGCCGGGGCTGA
- the pth gene encoding aminoacyl-tRNA hydrolase yields the protein MTGTTLIVGLGNPGPEYERTRHNVGHMVAGELASRMGVGFTRHKAGAVVATGRLGIGGPRVVLAMSTGYMNTSGRPVSALTNFYDVAPEDLVVVHDELDIPFETLRLKRGGGEGGHNGLKSITASLGTKDYHRVRVGIGRPPGRMDVADFVLKPFTKQEQELLPLHVDRAADAVEKLVTDGLEAAQQAFNS from the coding sequence ATGACGGGGACCACGCTCATCGTCGGGCTCGGCAATCCCGGGCCGGAGTACGAGCGCACCCGTCACAACGTCGGCCACATGGTGGCGGGCGAGCTCGCCTCCCGCATGGGGGTCGGGTTCACCCGCCACAAGGCCGGCGCCGTGGTCGCCACCGGCCGCCTCGGCATCGGGGGGCCCCGCGTGGTCCTCGCGATGTCCACGGGCTACATGAACACCTCCGGGCGACCCGTGTCCGCCCTGACGAACTTCTACGACGTCGCCCCCGAGGACCTCGTGGTGGTGCACGACGAGCTGGACATCCCCTTCGAGACGCTGCGCCTCAAGCGCGGCGGCGGCGAGGGCGGGCACAACGGGCTCAAGTCCATCACCGCGTCCCTGGGCACCAAGGACTACCACCGCGTCCGCGTGGGCATCGGCCGTCCGCCGGGCCGCATGGACGTGGCGGACTTCGTGCTCAAGCCGTTCACCAAGCAGGAGCAGGAGCTGCTCCCGCTGCACGTGGACCGGGCCGCGGACGCGGTCGAGAAGCTCGTCACGGACGGGCTCGAGGCCGCACAGCAGGCCTTCAACAGCTGA